In the Neodiprion virginianus isolate iyNeoVirg1 chromosome 2, iyNeoVirg1.1, whole genome shotgun sequence genome, CTTATAAGGAAGAAATGCaaatcactattattattgttgttgttgttgttgttgttattaaaCGCATACCGATAAAGATGATTAATACAAGGTGATATCATTCAGGTATGCAgaaatgttttattatttattttgtaaatttttagatATCGTCAGATACAATCACACTGAAAAACAGAGGTACGATGGCTGGTACAACAATTTGGCACATCCGGAGTGGGGATCAGTTGGtgagtgaattgaaaaaagtgtaTCAAGTGAAATGTTCCGAGTACTGTTTTATTAGGTgtacaattttcgaattatcGATTATAAGGTGCCGAAACTCGTTTTGGACGTtactataaaaaatgattgaataacAGGTTCGTTCGCCTTTTACATTCGTTGGTTATTAAACTTTTTCGATTATAATGCGGTAATTAATTGGTGACCCGAAAAATCAGCCGTTCAACTAtggtaaaatattatatttataatcgGTAATAACTTTGCgtcgtgtatgtataaatcCACGGACCTCTGATATGTACAGTTATACGCGGAAGtcagaaagaaaaataaaaaacgagattaaagaaccaaaaaaaaaaaaagaaaaaacgaattcaTTACGCATGTAGACTCTCGCGATCCTCGGCGAAAACGGTATAATGTAATGTTCTCAAAACTCCGTTATACGTCGAATGAGCCATGTGCACGAATTTCACGATATCTGAATAACGATCGGGATGAAAGTCGAAaggtgtataatattatacataatatatatatatataggtaggATGAGGAAGTGCATAATAAGAAAAAGTCTgcgtgtataaaatttataacgagCCGGGAAgattaaattattgaaaatattaattttcccCGGATTTTTAAATCTCAATAATTTTACGTAATTTATTTCCAGCAACGTGTGTATAATTCGAATTCGTAAGTTGAATGCAACGTATCTTATATAAACGTTGCACATTTTCTGCAGACAGCAGACTCATTCGCAAGGCACCGGCCGCTTATTCGGACGGAGTTTACATGATGGCTGGACAAGATCGACCTTCATCGCGAAAACTGAGCGATCTTTTCATGCAAGGTGACGACGGGATACCATCGGTCAAAAACAAAACCGCCTTGTTCGCCTTCTTTGGTTCGTATACAAATATATGCTAGATATGATTATATGCTAAACGCTATCATTTACAGGAATAGGTTGCATAGTTAGACGttatatatgcgtgtgtgtacATATTAGGGTGGTTTTTTTAACTGGTTTTTTTCCCACGCACCCGTCGAAAAGTTAATTTTTAGCCTGAAACGAAGCCTCGTGAAACCGGAACTCGGTAGCAAAATTCTAAAGGGTGACTCATCAggttcgaatttttcaaacactccaaccgaaatatctcgaaaactataCACGTTGAGAAGCtgtgtttgtttttattttgtagataatcaaattttctataacGGAAGTCGTGACCACCTAGTGATATTATTTGTATCAGCTTAGAAGATgggtgagataaaaatttacaaagtaATAAGTATCttcattcgtttattcaaaGCACTCGACTTTAAACCTTCGTATCGAATACAAGATGAATATTTAGGTCTATGGTAGtctcgactttttttttattacacaaaatttgatcatctacaaaataaaaccaaaTACAGCTTTACAACTTGTacagttttcgagatatttcgtTTAGAATTTTGCTACCGAGTTCCGGTTTCGCGAGGATTCGTTTCAGACCAAAAACTAACTTTCCGAAGGGTACgtaggaataaaaaaaaaagttaaaaaaaaaatcactctaATATATGCATACAAGTTATAGATTCGAATCGATTTGATATCTCTGCTAATGTAATATGTTTACCTTGTCAGAATATCCGTGtatcgaaaaaacaaacaggaTCAACCAAGTGTCATACGTTTATAAAAATGGTAATCCGTTCCAAACTTGCGTCACAATAACTCTCGCCTTTTCGTAATACACATATTAGGTATATGGACAATATCGTGCAATGCGTATGCgcgcgcgtgtgcgtgtgtgtgtgtgtgtgtgtgtgtagatGCTTACCTAAACGACAAGTAGGTACACAACTGTGCACATTTACCTTATACCTTTTATTACCTCAAGCCGCAGTCTGTGGTTACCCGGTCCTCAATGCCACTGATCTTGAACTCCCGAACAGAGTGGTGGTACAGGCTTCATTCGTTCGAGACAGTTGGTCTATACGAAAACCGCATCACATTGTCTTATTTCCCGCGAACAGAAGACGGGGTAGGacagaaaagaagaaagggaaaacgagaacaaaaaaataaaacaacataagtaaaaaaaagaaaaaagtcatCGTTGTCCTTGGAACAGATTTTTCACTAAGTAATTCATGCCTTGGCGTATCGAATCACGTCTGACCGTAAATGCTGCTTTACATACGTACGAAAGTAATGATCGTTCGTTGCAACGCACGTGCAATGACATACGTACATTCATACATGGAAACCCTAATGGCGGTTGACGTTTTAGGGCAGCTCGTTACTGCGGAGATAATAATGGCCAGCGAGAGTGGGTGTCCGATAGAGTTTCATCGCATCGATGTAGAGAAGTGCGACAAGGTATTCGACAAGGACTGCCAGGGCAACAAGTACATTCCCTTTCAAAGGGCCGATTATGACAGAGAGACCGGACACAGTCCCAACAGCCCCAGGGAACAGGTACGACATCCCTGTTGAACGTACGAATTTATGGTTCCTCGTTAGGGAACTGACAAGGAAGGTAATCCAAGCTCGATATCGCCTCTTGACATGTCTTACTTTGGTTTCATCTCATTAgagtgtttaatggcagatagaaaaaaaaaatacgtgtggGTTAGTTTTTAGTCCACTATaacatggtaaaaaaaaatcaaatcgtaGATAAggacctgggataccttccttgtgaGAGTTCATCTTATCGAACAAGAGAGTGGAAGGGAGTTTGAGGGTTGGTAAGCGAGTGGAAAATAGCTGTGAATACGCGAGGTTTCAGATCAACAAAGTGACCAGCTGGATCGACGGGAGCTTTATTTACTCGGGCAGTGAGGCTTGGACCAACACCATGAGGTCCTTCAAAAACGGGAGCTTCCTTATGGAGCCGAAGAAGCAATTTCCGGTTCGGAACACGATGCGGGCACCGCTGTTCAATCACGCGGTACCGAACGTGATGAGAATGCTTAATCCGGAGCGACTTTATCGTGagtataaatttcgatttcgtTTAATCGTTGATTCTAGTAATTGCcggagtaaaaaattcagcCTCAATTGTGAAATGGTCTTCTTGAATGAGTGGACCACAACGATCTCGATGAACGCGCACCGAATGAGCCATGAAAGAACCTGTTTCACGTACTCTCGACTTGATTATTATACTTGGATAAGAGAATTATATCCTGGTTGGATTTAATCGGGATAATAATTCGCGCGGTTCCATGGCTTGATAAATGAGGTGGGCTTCCAGACAACAAGGCGAGCCGGATGTAGCTTTGTGGATAATGTCTGCGGGGGAAAATAAATTGCGGCAAATTTATGCcgacccttttattttttacacagtGCTCGGAGATCCGAGGACGAATCAAAACCCCCCGCTCCTGGCGTTTGGAATCTTGTTCTATCAGTGGCACAACGTAATAGCGGCTCGGGTCCAAAAACAGAACCCGGATATGTCGGATGAGGAGGTTTTTCAAAGGGCACGAAGAGTCGTAGTGGGGACGCTTCAGGTGAGCAAAGCTCAATATTCCCCCAGGCTGTTAGAAATTAGTCTGACGACAAAAGGGGGAAAAACCGACTTCTTAGAGGCCAATGAGTTCTTTCAACTTCTCTTACGATGCCGCTTTTTTGACCACGTGCCCGTAATCATTCATTTTGGTGAGTGGTAATTGCCACCCAATTAACTTCATCAACGTCATTCTCTTCGCAGAACATCATAGTCTACGAATACTTGCCGAATCTTTTGGAAGAAGAGCTGAAGCCTTATTCCGGATACAAGCCTGACCTTCATCCCGGTATTAGTCACGTTTTTCAAAGCGCTGCATTCCGCTACGGACACAGCCTTGTACCACCTGGAATTTACCGTCGCGATGAATCGTGCAATTTTCGAAAGACCAGCATGGGTCGACCCGCCATGAGACTTTGCTCAACTTGGTGGGACTCGAACGTAAGTAGATTCTCCTTGTACAGGTGTGTCTGAAAATGTTATTCGACTTCCGACGTTGCATCGACGATAACGTATTTCACTCATTTCCGATCAGGAAGTACTGGCGAACAGTACGATCGAGGAACTCGTTATGGGAATGGCTTCCCAGCTGGCGGAGAAGGAGGACAGCCTGCTCTGCTCCGACGTGAGGAACAGTCTCTTTGGTCCGATGGAATTTTCCCGTCGGGATTTGGGAGCGCTGAACATAATGCGAGGCAGAGACAATGGTCTTCCGGACTACAACACGGCAAGGGCGCACTTCAAGCTACCAAGGAGGAAGATTTGGAACGAGATAAACCCGGCGCTGTTCAACAAGAACCCAGAGCTGCTCAGGTCCCTGATGGAAATCTATTCCAACAACCTGGAAAACATTGACGTCTACGTCGGTGGGATGCTCGAGTCGAGCGACGGGCCTGGAGAACTCTTCAAGGCTGTGATTAAGGACCAGTTCACACGTTTGCGGGACGCCGATCGCTTCTGGTTCGAGAACCTCGACAACGGGTTAGTTGTACCTAAATTGCCGTAGAATGGAACTGTTGGTTAATCGCAGTGGATCGATTCGACGTCCGAACTGCGATTCATCACGCCGCTGTTAACCCTTTGATTCATGCCGAGACGCTCAGTctctcatcttttttttttgcagctttttatttactgaactataattttttggtaacCCCTGCCGAGTTTTTTGGATCCACATGGtccttgaaatatttctgtgcctgaaaaaaaaaatatataatacgaaATTCTTACTTGTCCACAAAAAAACGAATGCCAATTATGGCACAAGCTTATGataagcaaaaaatttttcatcttactgtttttgtttgtccacgatattgaatccgccattttgaatttttgaatgtCGAGTTtggattcgtaatcagcgaccccaacAGAACATgcatgcaaaatttcaaaagtatcgtatataaggaaaaatgtatgtgAAAGGATTAACCGTTCGTCAAACGTGTCCTTTCAGGATATTCACCAAGAGTGAAATTGAAGAGATTAGGAGAGTGAAATTCTGGGATATCGTTGTAAACACAACGTCGATACCGCCGGAGGCTGTGCAGAGGAGATTGTTCACCTGGATGGAAAACGACCCCTGCCCTCAACCCTTTCAACTGAATTCATCGATTCTCGAGTCGTGCATGCCTCTGCAGAGATACGATTACTTCGAGGTATAAAGCGCGATCCGCACTGCGGATTACCGATCTTTGAGGTTATATCGACGATGAAATTGTTTGCTAATTGGTTTTtcccaataaattttttcagggCAGCGAACTCGTCTACATATACGCCTGCGTTTTTCTCGGATTTATTCCGATACTTTGCGCAGGGGTTGGATACGGGCTTGTTAAATTACAGAACAGGCGACGACGCCGACTGAAGATTCTTCAGGAGGAAATACAGAAGCGTAGCGACGGCAGAATTTGCGTGGATAAAATGGTGGTGAGAGAATGGTTGCACGCCAATCACCGGAGGCTTGTTAAAGTTAAATTTGGACCCGAAGCAGCCCTCCACGTGGTGAACAGAAAAGGGGAGAAGCTCCGGACCTTCAATTTCAACAATCTAAACTCAATCACGATCGAGGAATCACAGGTAATtaattatgtatgtacaaaaatggtgattaatttttttcataactttaCGATCGTTGATATAATGAAGAAGTTTCTTCCCATTCAGGAGGGACTTCTTGATCTAGGCCGATTGCGGTTAGTTATATCACACATGTTACCTGTTTTAAATATCCTCGAAATCGTCGCAGGACGATCGGTAAtttattatgataataattttaatttctttaggAGAGCGAGAACAGCCATCGTAAGCCGTTGGTATTGCTGCGAATACCCCGTGACTACGATCTCGTCCTTGAACTGGATTCCTTAAGCTCGCGTAGAAAGTTCATTGCGAAATTAGAGTCATTTTTAACGTCGCACAACAAACACTTTACGCTGATGCGTACCAACCGTGATATAATGCTTGCCAAAGCGGAAACTAAAGAACGACGTCAGAAGAAATTGGAACAGGTGAGCTGGTATTCGGTTGCGAAACGTGTGAAATTTCTTCACCGACAACTAACGATCTATGTTTTCGACAGTTCTTCAGGGAGGCCTACGCTTTGACATTTGGTCTTAGACCTGGTGAAAAACGTCGCCGATCAGAGGACAGCGACAGCGGAGAAGTTGTCACGGTGATGAGGACGTCGCTTTCGAAGAGCGAGTTTGCCAGCGCTTTGGGCATGCGGCCGGATGCTGTGTTCGTGCAAAAGATGTTCAACATCGTGGACAAAGACAGCGATGGAAGAATTTCGTTTCAGGTAAGAGCATTTCAATCCTGCGGAGAGGTATAACACGGTGTCCAGTGGTCCTggaaatgtccttgaattttgcTTGTCCTTCAAAAGTCCTTGAAActatccttgaatttttttgtgtcCTAGacgtattcttttttttatgtcttTGAATGTTCTggaaatgtccttgaatttgtTGCGGATTTTTTACTGGACACCGTGTTACAGTAACGATCGATATCCTCCTTCATCGCGTAATCAGGGTTACCACAGTGTCTTGACTTTCTTCGTCCGTTGCTGCAGGAATTTTTGGACACGGTACTGCTCTTTTCACGCGGCAAAACCGAGGACAAACTTCGGATAATATTCGACATGTGCGACAACGATAGCAACGGCGTTATCGACAAGGGAGAACTGTCGGAGATGCTTCGTTCCCTCGTTGAAATCGCCCGGACAACCAGCCTTAGCGACGATCACGTGACCGAACTGATCGACGGGATGTTCCAGGTGACAAAATTCGAAGATCATCATTCCTCATGACGAGACTCGATCAATTCACTCCCGGCACACATGACagagaatttttgaaacaggACGCGGGCCTCGAGCGGAAGGACTACCTGACTTACAATGACTTCAAGCTCATGATGAAGGAGTACAAGGGCGACTTCGTGGCGATCGGACTGGACTGCAAGGGGGCGAAGCAGAACTTTCTTGACACCTCGACGAACGTGGCGAGGATGACGAGCTTCCACATAGACCAGCTTCCCCCGGAGGCTACGAAGAGTTGGGCGCGAAAACAGTGGGACGGGATATCGACGTTCCTCGAGGAGAATCGTCAGAACATATTTTATCTGTTCATATTCTACGTGATCACGATCGCTTTGTTCGTGGAGAGATTCATCCGTGAGTTTCGAAAAAACTGGACTTGAAGTTGACATGCAGTACACTTCATGCTTACGAATGTCCTCTGAAATGCCAAGTGAAGGCAATTCGACTAAACAACTCGTTGTCACCTTATTCCATTTACCACTAGAAAGTCAAGTAAAAAGTTTTCGATGTTATTCAGACAAATAATTGTTTATGTGAGCGCATTCATGTGCCGAATGAACGTCAACATACGGTGACAGTTAGGCTGACTAATCGCTATCTCATACTTTTCGCCAGCTGACCATTAGACCACGTAATTAGCCaactttcaaattattaccTTTTTGTCTTAACTACTCACAGTCAACTGAAAACCTCATAATAGTTGACGTGGGGTGTTGCCTTTACCGTGACATTTCAGAGGACATTCGCACACTCTTAGTCAACTTACAGTCAACAATAGGCTCATAATATGCCTATTCCCAGTCGACTCGAAATAGTTGACTGAGAATTTCTGTCGAAATCAAGTCAACTGACAGCCAACAATGTGCTACCT is a window encoding:
- the LOC124297468 gene encoding dual oxidase isoform X5, translated to MASESGCPIEFHRIDVEKCDKVFDKDCQGNKYIPFQRADYDRETGHSPNSPREQINKVTSWIDGSFIYSGSEAWTNTMRSFKNGSFLMEPKKQFPVRNTMRAPLFNHAVPNVMRMLNPERLYLLGDPRTNQNPPLLAFGILFYQWHNVIAARVQKQNPDMSDEEVFQRARRVVVGTLQNIIVYEYLPNLLEEELKPYSGYKPDLHPGISHVFQSAAFRYGHSLVPPGIYRRDESCNFRKTSMGRPAMRLCSTWWDSNEVLANSTIEELVMGMASQLAEKEDSLLCSDVRNSLFGPMEFSRRDLGALNIMRGRDNGLPDYNTARAHFKLPRRKIWNEINPALFNKNPELLRSLMEIYSNNLENIDVYVGGMLESSDGPGELFKAVIKDQFTRLRDADRFWFENLDNGIFTKSEIEEIRRVKFWDIVVNTTSIPPEAVQRRLFTWMENDPCPQPFQLNSSILESCMPLQRYDYFEGSELVYIYACVFLGFIPILCAGVGYGLVKLQNRRRRRLKILQEEIQKRSDGRICVDKMVVREWLHANHRRLVKVKFGPEAALHVVNRKGEKLRTFNFNNLNSITIEESQVINYESENSHRKPLVLLRIPRDYDLVLELDSLSSRRKFIAKLESFLTSHNKHFTLMRTNRDIMLAKAETKERRQKKLEQFFREAYALTFGLRPGEKRRRSEDSDSGEVVTVMRTSLSKSEFASALGMRPDAVFVQKMFNIVDKDSDGRISFQEFLDTVLLFSRGKTEDKLRIIFDMCDNDSNGVIDKGELSEMLRSLVEIARTTSLSDDHVTELIDGMFQDAGLERKDYLTYNDFKLMMKEYKGDFVAIGLDCKGAKQNFLDTSTNVARMTSFHIDQLPPEATKSWARKQWDGISTFLEENRQNIFYLFIFYVITIALFVERFIHYSFMAEHTDLRHIMGVGIAITRGSAAALSFCYSLLLLTMSRNLLTKLKEFSIQQYIPLDSHIQFHKIAACTALFFSVLHTVGHIVNFYHVSTQPIGNLRCLTREVSFSSDARPTITFWLFQTVTGLTGILLFVVMTIIFVFAHPTIRQKAYKFFWSTHSLYVLLYALCLVHGLARLTGAPRFWIFFIGPAIIYALDKVVSLRTKYMALDIIETELLPSDVIKIKFYRPPNLKYLSGQWVRLSCTAFRTNEFHSFTLTSAPHENFLSCHIKAQGPWTWKLRNYFDPCNFNPEDEHPKIRIEGPFGGGNQDWYKFEVAVMVGGGIGVTPYASMLNDLVFGTSTNRYSGVACKKVSDEGHVQFSVMRPFRQKTLLLRRIVIFGSFFLIRQVYFLWICPSHKHFEWFIDVLRDVERKDVTDVLEIHIFITQFFHKFDLRTTMLYICENHFQRLSKTSIFTGLKAINHFGRPDMTSFLKFVQKKHSYVSKIGVFSCGPRPLTKSVMLGCDEVNKGRRLPYFIHHFENFG
- the LOC124297468 gene encoding dual oxidase isoform X6, translated to MTERPDTVPTAPGNRFQINKVTSWIDGSFIYSGSEAWTNTMRSFKNGSFLMEPKKQFPVRNTMRAPLFNHAVPNVMRMLNPERLYLLGDPRTNQNPPLLAFGILFYQWHNVIAARVQKQNPDMSDEEVFQRARRVVVGTLQNIIVYEYLPNLLEEELKPYSGYKPDLHPGISHVFQSAAFRYGHSLVPPGIYRRDESCNFRKTSMGRPAMRLCSTWWDSNEVLANSTIEELVMGMASQLAEKEDSLLCSDVRNSLFGPMEFSRRDLGALNIMRGRDNGLPDYNTARAHFKLPRRKIWNEINPALFNKNPELLRSLMEIYSNNLENIDVYVGGMLESSDGPGELFKAVIKDQFTRLRDADRFWFENLDNGIFTKSEIEEIRRVKFWDIVVNTTSIPPEAVQRRLFTWMENDPCPQPFQLNSSILESCMPLQRYDYFEGSELVYIYACVFLGFIPILCAGVGYGLVKLQNRRRRRLKILQEEIQKRSDGRICVDKMVVREWLHANHRRLVKVKFGPEAALHVVNRKGEKLRTFNFNNLNSITIEESQVINYESENSHRKPLVLLRIPRDYDLVLELDSLSSRRKFIAKLESFLTSHNKHFTLMRTNRDIMLAKAETKERRQKKLEQFFREAYALTFGLRPGEKRRRSEDSDSGEVVTVMRTSLSKSEFASALGMRPDAVFVQKMFNIVDKDSDGRISFQEFLDTVLLFSRGKTEDKLRIIFDMCDNDSNGVIDKGELSEMLRSLVEIARTTSLSDDHVTELIDGMFQDAGLERKDYLTYNDFKLMMKEYKGDFVAIGLDCKGAKQNFLDTSTNVARMTSFHIDQLPPEATKSWARKQWDGISTFLEENRQNIFYLFIFYVITIALFVERFIHYSFMAEHTDLRHIMGVGIAITRGSAAALSFCYSLLLLTMSRNLLTKLKEFSIQQYIPLDSHIQFHKIAACTALFFSVLHTVGHIVNFYHVSTQPIGNLRCLTREVSFSSDARPTITFWLFQTVTGLTGILLFVVMTIIFVFAHPTIRQKAYKFFWSTHSLYVLLYALCLVHGLARLTGAPRFWIFFIGPAIIYALDKVVSLRTKYMALDIIETELLPSDVIKIKFYRPPNLKYLSGQWVRLSCTAFRTNEFHSFTLTSAPHENFLSCHIKAQGPWTWKLRNYFDPCNFNPEDEHPKIRIEGPFGGGNQDWYKFEVAVMVGGGIGVTPYASMLNDLVFGTSTNRYSGVACKKVSDEGHVQFSVMRPFRQKTLLLRRIVIFGSFFLIRQVYFLWICPSHKHFEWFIDVLRDVERKDVTDVLEIHIFITQFFHKFDLRTTMLYICENHFQRLSKTSIFTGLKAINHFGRPDMTSFLKFVQKKHSYVSKIGVFSCGPRPLTKSVMLGCDEVNKGRRLPYFIHHFENFG